The Borrelia hispanica CRI genomic interval TTGGGATATTGGGTTGGCTATGATGATAAGACCAATGTTAAAAATTCTGTGATTTATGTTTATAAGTATAATGATAAGGTTTATGGTAGGATTTTAAATGTAATTAAAGATGGCAAAATACATGATATTAATAACCCTTCTGGGTATAAGGTTGTAGGTTTTGAACATTTAAGTACTGAAGGACTTGATTTTATGTGGGGTCTTCAGTATTTTAAATCTTCTGAAAAATGGGATAAGGGTAAAATTATTGATCCTAATAATGGCAAAATTTATAGTTCTGAGATGAGAGTAGATCCAAAAACTGGAAATCTTATTACTAAGGGTAAAGTGTGGATTTTTGGTAGAAGTAAAGTTTGGACACGAGCTAAAGAAGATGAAATTCCTAATTTGGATGTAGATGGGATAGTGCCAAATCCTCCTGTTGTAGAAGAATAAATATTTGATATTAATGGAAAATTTGATGATAGATAAAATGGGATATTATGATAAATTTATCATGAAAGTGCCTAACTTTCCAAAAGAGGGTATACTTTTTTATGATATTACAAATGTTTTGCTTCAAACAGAAGCTTATAAGTCTTTAATGGAAGATGCACATGCCTTTTATTCGTCAAAAAAAATTGATTGCATTGCTGCTATTGAATCAAGAGGGTATTTAATAGGTGCTCCTTTGGCTTTAAAGATGAATTTGCCTCTTTTGTTGATTCGTAAAGGAGGGAAGCTTCCACGTCAAGTCTTACGAGAGGAGTATGAACTTGAGTATGGATTTGGCAGTATTGAAATACATAAGGATGATGTTAAACAACACACAAATATTTTGTTGGTTGATGATATTTTAGCTACTGGAGGTACTCTAAGAGCAGCTGCTGGATTGCTTGAGAGAGCGGGTGGAGTGATATCGGATATATTTTGTTTTATTGAGCTTGTATCAATAAGAGGGAGAGATATTTTGGGAGAGTATAATGTAAATTCTCTTGTTAGATATCCCTAGCAATTTATTTAATAAATAATTTGTATTATTCATGAAATAAATATGAAGTATTAATGAATATGATTTAAATTTAAATAATTGACTTTAAATTTAATTAAAATTATAATGTTTAGCTGAATATTGAGAGGTGATTGTAATGTATGCGTTAGTAGAGATAAAAGGTAAACAATACAAAGCTGTGAAGGGAGAAATGTTAAGAGTAGATAGAATTGTAGCAAATAGTGGTGATAAATTGGACTTCAATAGTGTAATGCTTGTAAAGAAAGATGAAGATGTAAAAATAGGCAAGCCTTATGTTTTAGGTTCTTGTGTAAAATGTACTTATTTAGAAGATAAGAAAGATAAAAAAGTTGTTTCTTATAGATATAGAAGAAGAAAGGAAAGCGAACGAAAGGTTGGGCATCGTCAATCTTATTCTTATATTTTAGTTGATGATATAATTTGTTAATTAGTGATTAATGTTTTGATAAGAACCCATAATGATATAATTATTTATATTTTAGCTAATGGACATGCTAGGAGTAATGGTTATATTAATATAGTTTGTTCCTCTTTTTCTTTTATTTTAAGAACTTTTTTGAGTATTCTTGATTATGAGAGAGAGGATTTTGCTGTGGATCATTCTTTAAAAGGTTATTTAGAATTTCGAGCTTCTTTTGAAGCTTTGAATAAGGAGAGTCTTTTTTATCATAGTAAATTTTTGATACACGGTATAAAGGATTTGTGTTTTGAATATCCTTATGATATTAAATTAATTTTGGAGGAAATTAGTGGCAACAAGTAAAAGTGGTGGTAGTTCTAAGAATGGAAGAGATTCTATATCTAAAAGGCTTGGCGTTAAGAGAAGTGGTGGACAATTTGTAAGAGCGGGGGAAATAATTATAAGGCAAAGAGGTACAAAATTTCATAAAGGTAAGAATTCTGGGATTGGTAGAGATCATACAATATTTGCTTTAAAGGATGGTATAGTAGAATTTAAAACTTCTAAAGGTCGAAAATATATAAATATTATTTAATATCATTACTTATTTAATTTTATTACAATTGAGGTTGATTTGCATCTATTTAAAGATTCTTTAAATGTGACTGTCTCTTCAGGGAATGGGGGTGCAGGATGTGTCTCTTTTTTGCGTGAAAAATTTAAGGCTAAAGGAGGTCCTGATGGAGGTGATGGAGGAAGGGGTGGAGATGTAATTTTTAAAGTTAAGTCAAACCTTAAAACTTTGTCTCTTTATAGAAATGGCCAAAAACTTAGTGCTAGTAATGGAAAATCTGGAATGGGTTTAAAGAAAAGTGGAGCTGCTGGGTCAGATTTGATTATTTTTGTTCCTCCAAATACTTGCATTTATGATACTGATGCTAATTATATGTTATTTGAGCTTAAAAATTTTGATGATGAAGTTGTTGTTTTGAAAGGTGGAAGAGGTGGTCTTGGAAATGCAAATTTTAAAAGTTCTACAAAACGAACACCAAGATTTGCTCAACCAGGAGAGTCTGGGCTTACTTTAAATTTACGCCTTGAATTGTCATTAATAGCTGATATTGGACTTGTTGGGCTTCCTAA includes:
- the rpmA gene encoding 50S ribosomal protein L27; amino-acid sequence: MATSKSGGSSKNGRDSISKRLGVKRSGGQFVRAGEIIIRQRGTKFHKGKNSGIGRDHTIFALKDGIVEFKTSKGRKYINII
- the obgE gene encoding GTPase ObgE — protein: MHLFKDSLNVTVSSGNGGAGCVSFLREKFKAKGGPDGGDGGRGGDVIFKVKSNLKTLSLYRNGQKLSASNGKSGMGLKKSGAAGSDLIIFVPPNTCIYDTDANYMLFELKNFDDEVVVLKGGRGGLGNANFKSSTKRTPRFAQPGESGLTLNLRLELSLIADIGLVGLPNAGKSSLISKVTASRSKVANYPFTTKIPHFGVLRVSYNDLIIADVPGIIEGASQGIGLGFEFLRHISKTQILVFLIDVSSNDFMNAYDILINELRAYDIELLRKKRIIVASKLDLEGATENFNQLKRVLDEERVLGISIYNNIGIDELISEFFALAEI
- a CDS encoding adenine phosphoribosyltransferase is translated as MIDKMGYYDKFIMKVPNFPKEGILFYDITNVLLQTEAYKSLMEDAHAFYSSKKIDCIAAIESRGYLIGAPLALKMNLPLLLIRKGGKLPRQVLREEYELEYGFGSIEIHKDDVKQHTNILLVDDILATGGTLRAAAGLLERAGGVISDIFCFIELVSIRGRDILGEYNVNSLVRYP
- a CDS encoding DUF2147 domain-containing protein encodes the protein MSRNILKIVFLFWFVFFLFAESENKEKDGSEVLGYWVGYDDKTNVKNSVIYVYKYNDKVYGRILNVIKDGKIHDINNPSGYKVVGFEHLSTEGLDFMWGLQYFKSSEKWDKGKIIDPNNGKIYSSEMRVDPKTGNLITKGKVWIFGRSKVWTRAKEDEIPNLDVDGIVPNPPVVEE
- a CDS encoding ribosomal-processing cysteine protease Prp, yielding MINVLIRTHNDIIIYILANGHARSNGYINIVCSSFSFILRTFLSILDYEREDFAVDHSLKGYLEFRASFEALNKESLFYHSKFLIHGIKDLCFEYPYDIKLILEEISGNK
- the rplU gene encoding 50S ribosomal protein L21 — protein: MYALVEIKGKQYKAVKGEMLRVDRIVANSGDKLDFNSVMLVKKDEDVKIGKPYVLGSCVKCTYLEDKKDKKVVSYRYRRRKESERKVGHRQSYSYILVDDIIC